A genome region from Mercenaria mercenaria strain notata chromosome 11, MADL_Memer_1, whole genome shotgun sequence includes the following:
- the LOC128546870 gene encoding uncharacterized protein LOC128546870, which yields MLDEGEKYAVVTVSKINGEGIPTINLHDFVSGYSAIKDVANKTCYIQRSTHTMEGMKDEIYQAVKNNGEYKISQRFDCIKQEPIVKSWLPMYGRRISAFCENYDSRFFQPKDVKLTKRSTKIVSQNALWCIFCLYDGCWQ from the exons ATGTTGGACGAAGGAGAAAAGTACGCTGTTGTCACCGTTTCAAAGATTAACGGAGAAGGAATTCCAACTATCAATCTTCATGACTTTGTTTCG GGTTATTCCGCCATAAAAGATGTCGCGAATAAAACATGTTATATACAGAGATCAACACATACAATGGAAGGAATGAAAGACGAGATCTATCAGGCCGTGAAA AATAATGGTGAATACAAGATTTCACAGAGATTTGATTGCATCAAACAAGAACCTATCGTCAAATCGTGGCTGCCGATGTATGGTAGGAGAATTTCAGCGTTCTGCGAAAACTACGACTCCCGCTTCTTTCAACCGAAAGATGTAAAACTGACGAAAAGATCGACGAAAATTGTTTCACAAAATGCTC tttggtgtatattctGCCTGTATGATGGGTGCTGGCAGTAA